From one Lolium rigidum isolate FL_2022 chromosome 4, APGP_CSIRO_Lrig_0.1, whole genome shotgun sequence genomic stretch:
- the LOC124646576 gene encoding WAT1-related protein At5g07050-like has translation MAMQQQGGAEETLMQRCKPYLAMISLQFGYAGMNVITKVSLNHGMSHYVLVVYRHAFATLSIAPFALILERKVRPRMTLRVFINIFLLALMGPVIDQNFYYAGLKYTSPTFSCAMSNMLPAMTFVMAVIFRMEKVNLKKARCVAKVVGTLVTVAGAMLMTLYKGRAMEMIWSKNTHLHDGPHQDAAAAAKDWFKGSIFLIIATLAWASLFILQGPTLKRYDAPLTLTMLICFVGTLQAIVVTLAMEHTTDVWKIGFDMNLLAAAYAGIVTSSIAYYVQGLVIQVRGPVFASAFSPLMMIVVAIMGSFILAENIYLGGIIGSVLIVAGLYSVLWGKHKESVEKKEIEATEIPVAIKGVDGNGRIMDIVELDEVQLEKAKANGKAVTISVPAEETRMQRDGEN, from the exons ATGGCGATGCAGCAGCAGGGCGGCGCCGAGGAGACGCTGATGCAGCGGTGCAAGCCGTACCTGGCGATGATCTCGCTGCAGTTCGGGTACGCCGGGATGAACGTGATCACCAAGGTGTCGCTGAACCACGGCATGAGCCACTACGTGCTCGTCGTCTACCGCCACGCCTTCGCCACCCTCTCCATCGCGCCCTTCGCGCTCATTCTGGAGCGCAAGGTCCGGCCGCGGATGACCCTCCGGGTCTTCATCAACATCTTCCTCCTCGCCCTCATGGGCCCCGTCATCGACCAGAACTTCTACTACGCGGGGCTCAAGTACACCTCGCCCACCTTCTCCTGCGCCATGAGCAACATGCTCCCCGCCATGACCTTCGTCATGGCGGTCATCTTCAGGATGGAGAAGGTGAACCTGAAGAAGGCCAGGTGCGTGGCCAAGGTGGTCGGCACGCTGGTCACGGTCGCCGGAGCCATGCTCATGACGCTCTACAAGGGCCGCGCCATGGAGATGATCTGGTCTAAGAACACGCACCTCCACGACGGCCCGCACCAggacgctgccgctgccgccaaggACTGGTTTAAGGGGTCAATTTTCCTCATCATCGCCACCCTCGCCTGGGCATCCCTCTTCATCCTACAG GGCCCGACGCTGAAGAGGTACGACGCGCCGCTCACCCTGACCATGCTCATCTGCTTCGTGGGCACCCTGCAGGCCATCGTGGTCACGTTGGCCATGGAGCACACCACCGACGTCTGGAAGATCGGCTTCGACATgaacctcctcgccgccgcctacGCC GGTATCGTGACGTCGAGCATTGCCTACTACGTGCAAGGGCTGGTGATCCAGGTCCGGGGCCCGGTCTTCGCCTCGGCCTTCAGCCCGCTCATGATGATCGTGGTGGCCATCATGGGCTCTTTCATCCTTGCAGAGAACATCTATCTCGGAGG GATCATCGGGtccgtcctcatcgtcgccggccTCTACTCGGTGCTCTGGGGGAAGCACAAGGAGAGCGTGGAGAAGAAGGAGATCGAGGCGACGGAGATCCCCGTGGCGATCAAGGGCGTCGATGGCAACGGCAGGATCATGGACATCGTGGAGCTGGATGAGGTGCAGCTGGAGAAGGCCAAGGCCAACGGCAAGGCGGTCACCATCTCGGTGCCCGCTGAGGAAACCCGGATGCAGCGCGACGGCGAGAACTGA
- the LOC124646577 gene encoding 65-kDa microtubule-associated protein 5-like: MATSPPSPSPPTRASCGSFLQELQELWGEIGQDELERDRMILQLEEDCLNVYRKKVEQTRKQKADLLQAMSLGEADIEKILSALGERESFYKVEKLGGTLMEQLAKVEPVLDDLRRRRDERVNEFLAVQLHIVRLQAEISGTINHGDPAAPLVDETDLSIKRLTELKTQLNELQAEKNLRLQKIDVQLKCIDEMCNMMSLDLKKTLYDVHPSFVELERSKTMSISDSTLDRLAGKVHALNQEKKQRLRKLQNLGSTLIELWSLMDTPLDEQKCFDHVTSLISVSPNTVMPQGCLAHDLIEKVEAEVKRLKYLKASKMKELVLKKMTELEEIYKSVHMDIDRDHEWRTLTDLIDSGRADLSELLTNMDDRITEARELALSRKDILEKVEKWTLATEEEGWLGEYERDQNRYNAGRGAHVNLKRAEKARTLVSKIPSLLENLTARVKAWEKEKGIPFMHDKMRLLDSLEQYTSGRQQREDEKRRLRELKKLQEQFAAEQGSTYGAKPSPMRPLSARKPLGQSSSVNIIGGTPNSRRVSTPISRKGGLSSGKVKDAGKTTASIPANYVALPKDSSDNSTM; this comes from the exons ATGGCGacttcgccgccgtcgccgtccccgCCCACGCGCGCCTCCTGCGGCTCGTTTCTCCAGGAACTGCAG GAACTGTGGGGAGAAATTGGTCAGGATGAACTCGAAAGGGACAGGATGATATTGCAACTGGAGGAGGATTGCCTCAATGTTTACAGGAAGAAAGTGGAGCAGACTAGGAAGCAAAAGGCAGACCTACTTCAAGCCATGTCTTTGGGTGAAGCAGACATAGAAAAAATCCTCTCTGCTCTTGGAGAGCGTGAATCCTTTTATAAG GTAGAGAAGCTTGGGGGTACACTAATGGAGCAACTTGCGAAAGTGGAGCCGGTTCTGGACGATCTGCGGCGGAGGAGAGATGAGCGCGTGAATGAGTTTCTGGCTGTTCAGCTGCACATAGTTCGTCTGCAGGCTGAAATTTCGGGGACTATCAATCATGGTGATCCTGCTGCTCCTTTAGTTGATGAGACTGACTTGTCTATCAAAAGACTGACGGAACTGAAAACCCAGCTTAATGAGCTCCAGGCAGAAAAG AATCTCAGGCTGCAAAAGATTGATGTTCAGCTCAAGTGTATTGACGAAATGTGCAACATGATGTCTCTTGATCTTAAGAAGACATTATATGATGTCCACCCCAGCTTTGTTGAATTGGAAAGAAGCAAAACCATGAGTATAAGTGATTCCACTCTCGACAGGCTTGCAGGAAAAGTTCACGCACTAaatcaagaaaagaaacagaggCTCCGGAAG CTACAAAATCTTGGAAGTACACTTATTGAGCTATGGAGTCTGATGGATACACCACTAGATGAACAGAAATGCTTCGACCATGTTACTTCTTTGATATCTGTATCACCCAATACAGTGATGCCCCAAGGATGCCTTGCACATGACCTTATTGAGAAG GTAGAGGCCGAGGTTAAGAGGTTGAAGTATTTGAAAGCTAGCAAaatgaaagagcttgtattaaagAAAATGACGGAACTTGAAGAAATCTACAAAAGTGTTCACATGGATATTGACAGGGACCATGAGTGGCGGACTCTCACAGATCTTATAGATTCCG GCAGAGCAGATCTCTCAGAGCTGCTTACCAATATGGATGATCGAATTACAGAAGCAAGAGAGCTTGCCCTAAGCAGAAAGGACATTCTAGAGAAGGTGGAGAAATGGACATTAGCAACTGAAGAGGAGGGTTGGCTTGGTGAATACGAGAGG GATCAAAATCGCTACAATGCTGGTAGAGGAGCCCATGTAAATCTCAAGCGTGCGGAGAAAGCAAGGACATTGGTCAGCAAAATTCCAT CTCTGCTGGAGAATTTGACTGCTAGAGTTAAAGCTTGGGAAAAGGAGAAGGGCATACCCTTTATGCATGATAAG ATGAGGCTTTTGGATAGCTTAGAACAATACACATCTGGAAGACAACAAAGGGAAGATGAAAAGCGTCGATTACGG GAACTTAAGAAATTACAAGAACAGTTCGCAGCAGAACAAGGTTCAACATATGGGGCCAAGCCTAGTCCTATGCGTCCGCTTTCGGCAAGGAAGCCTCTTGGGCAGAGTTCTAGCGTCAACATCATTGGTGGAACTCCTAACAGCCGGCGTGTGTCTACCCCAATTTCACGCAAGGGAGGCTTGTCTTCTGGAAAAGTGAAGGATGCTGGCAAGACAACTGCTTCCATACCAGCAAACTATGTCGCCCTTCCCAAAGATTCTTCAGACAATTCTACCATGTGA
- the LOC124706531 gene encoding cysteine proteinase inhibitor 3-like: MPRRSGAALLALAVLLAAAAAAVPGAAGFHLGGDESGLVRGMLAAIREQAEAEDAARFAVAEHNRNQGSALEFARVVIAKRQVVAGTMHDLMLEVVDAGKKSLYKAKVWVKPWENFKAVVEFSHAGESQSESSFASDGSAGQVIPKLSVQAHMSRKTRMHISENNVLSVDTSSSSQA, from the exons ATGCCTCGCCGCTCCGGCGCCGCGCTCCTCGCCCTCGCGGTGCtcctggccgccgccgcggccgcggtcCCCGGGGCCGCCGGGTTCCACCTCGGCGGCGACGAGAGCGGCCTCGTGCGGGGCATGCTCGCCGCGATCCGCGAGCAGGCCGAGGCAGAGGACGCCGCGCGCTTCGCCGTCGCCGAGCACAACAGGAACCAG GGTTCTGCCTTGGAGTTTGCACGGGTGGTGATTGCGAAACGGCAAGTGGTCGCTGGGACCATGCATGATCTGATGTTGGAGGTGGTTGACGCTGGAAAGAAAAGTCTATACAAGGCAAAGGTCTGGGTGAAGCCGTGGGAAAATTTCAAGGCAGTTGTTGAGTTCAGTCATGCTGGGGAGTCCCAGTCCGAGTCTTCCTTTGCTTCTGATGGTAGCGCGGGGCAAG TTATTCCCAAGCTCTCTGTTCAGGCCCACATGTCACGGAAGACTCGCATGCACATCAGTGAAAACAATGTACTCTCTGTCGACACCTCATCCTCTTCTCAG GCATAG